The Patescibacteria group bacterium genome has a segment encoding these proteins:
- a CDS encoding NUDIX hydrolase — protein sequence MLLPSIEAIDRLRQAGIRPQVVGCFLHAKKILFLYKEKYELWELPQGGIDNRETIETAIKREMAEELGVRFMSTTTIHSLIGENQVIFPVGTKDYHEFKTDAGKDMVMKGKKYFFIVIDANVSDLHIRETEYEDYQWLDYDSAIKLSETMYQRGKQRVTVNALDLLHHSGLL from the coding sequence ATGCTGTTACCCTCTATAGAAGCGATTGATCGTCTGCGTCAGGCTGGAATACGGCCACAGGTTGTTGGCTGTTTTCTTCACGCAAAAAAAATTCTTTTTCTCTATAAGGAAAAATATGAGTTATGGGAACTACCCCAGGGAGGCATTGATAACCGCGAAACAATTGAAACCGCAATCAAGCGGGAAATGGCTGAAGAATTAGGAGTAAGGTTTATGAGTACCACAACGATACATTCGCTGATCGGCGAAAATCAAGTTATCTTTCCCGTTGGAACAAAAGATTACCATGAATTCAAAACGGACGCGGGAAAGGATATGGTCATGAAAGGGAAAAAGTATTTTTTTATTGTAATCGATGCGAATGTTTCTGACTTACACATACGCGAAACAGAGTATGAGGATTATCAATGGTTGGACTATGACAGTGCGATCAAGCTCTCGGAAACGATGTATCAGCGTGGCAAACAACGGGTAACGGTGAATGCTTTAGACTTGCTACATCATTCCGGCCTACTCTAA